In Bacillus sp. SM2101, a single genomic region encodes these proteins:
- a CDS encoding iron-sulfur cluster assembly accessory protein has translation MSDILEITESAAHQINAMKKENEEEGALLRIGVQGGGCSGLSYGMGFEHEVAEGDIQFEQHGIQMVIDEESAPILKGVKIDYKQSLMGGGFTIDNPNAIANCGCGSSFRTATNEGAPEEC, from the coding sequence ATGAGTGATATATTAGAAATAACTGAATCAGCAGCACATCAAATCAATGCGATGAAGAAAGAAAATGAAGAAGAAGGAGCTCTTCTGCGCATCGGAGTCCAAGGTGGTGGATGTAGTGGACTATCGTATGGCATGGGCTTTGAACATGAGGTAGCAGAAGGTGACATCCAATTCGAACAACACGGGATTCAAATGGTCATTGATGAGGAAAGCGCACCAATATTAAAGGGAGTAAAAATTGATTACAAACAATCTTTAATGGGCGGGGGCTTTACGATCGATAATCCGAATGCCATTGCGAATTGTGGCTGTGGTTCATCGTTCCGTACAGCAACGAATGAGGGTGCACCTGAGGAGTGTTAG
- the dapF gene encoding diaminopimelate epimerase: MNQLTFTKMHGLGNNYIYVNMFEENLKESQLAELAIKISNVNTGIGSDGMILICPSEVAAVKMRIFNNDGSEGKNCGNGLRCVAKYVYEHKIVSDKAFPIETLSGVVHAQIQEEEGKVISITIDMGKPQLKRSQIPMVGDEKEAVVSEKNIFAGEEREVTLVSMGNPHAIFYVEHIDEAPLTSEGPLIEKDARFPEGINVEYVEVVNDHELHFRVWERGSGITQACGTGACAAVVASVLNEKTIRNKETLVHLAGGDLRITWTNEGNVMMTGPAETICTGTYYY; encoded by the coding sequence ATGAATCAACTGACTTTCACTAAAATGCATGGTCTAGGCAATAATTATATATATGTAAATATGTTCGAGGAAAATCTTAAAGAATCACAATTAGCTGAGCTTGCAATAAAAATTTCTAATGTGAATACAGGAATTGGATCAGACGGAATGATTTTAATTTGTCCGTCAGAAGTAGCAGCTGTGAAAATGAGAATTTTTAATAATGACGGTTCAGAAGGGAAAAACTGCGGAAATGGTCTCAGATGTGTTGCGAAATATGTGTACGAACATAAAATAGTGAGTGACAAGGCATTTCCAATCGAAACACTATCAGGTGTTGTACATGCACAAATTCAAGAAGAGGAAGGCAAGGTCATTAGTATAACGATAGATATGGGCAAACCACAACTAAAACGTTCTCAAATTCCTATGGTTGGTGATGAGAAGGAAGCTGTTGTAAGTGAGAAAAATATTTTTGCTGGTGAAGAGCGAGAAGTGACACTTGTCTCTATGGGGAACCCACATGCTATTTTTTACGTTGAACATATTGATGAGGCTCCATTAACGTCAGAAGGACCATTAATAGAGAAGGATGCAAGGTTCCCAGAAGGAATTAATGTTGAGTATGTTGAAGTCGTTAATGATCACGAACTTCATTTCCGAGTTTGGGAGAGAGGATCAGGTATTACTCAAGCTTGTGGAACAGGTGCATGCGCAGCAGTAGTCGCATCTGTATTAAATGAAAAGACGATACGTAATAAAGAAACACTTGTACATTTAGCAGGTGGAGATTTACGCATCACATGGACAAATGAAGGGAATGTCATGATGACAGGACCTGCTGAAACAATTTGTACGGGCACGTATTACTACTAG
- a CDS encoding DUF2225 domain-containing protein: protein MNTIPPFYDYKPTCLLCKKTYTTKKVRSRYTKVSLHESDFCPQYKNKEYDPSLYYICVCPHCGFSSSNKFEAAFPPLTIETIEKNICDNWAGKNYCGIRTKKDAIDTYKLAIYSALLKKEKHITIAGMYLRTAWLYRKLTNQKQEQRFMKLALEEYIQSYMTHDFNFTQMSEIRILYMIGELNRRLGNDEQAIRYFSKVLEQQNNTIEYGIINMTRESWYEIRQDRQMVTLD, encoded by the coding sequence ATGAATACTATCCCTCCATTCTATGATTATAAACCTACATGCTTGCTATGTAAAAAAACTTATACTACTAAAAAGGTTAGATCACGTTATACGAAGGTTTCTCTTCATGAGTCAGATTTCTGTCCTCAATATAAAAATAAAGAATACGATCCTTCACTTTATTATATTTGTGTGTGCCCTCATTGTGGGTTTTCTAGTTCAAATAAGTTTGAAGCGGCTTTCCCGCCTTTAACGATAGAAACGATTGAAAAAAATATTTGTGACAACTGGGCAGGTAAAAATTACTGTGGGATTCGGACAAAGAAAGATGCCATTGATACATATAAGTTAGCAATATATAGTGCATTACTTAAGAAAGAAAAACATATAACAATTGCTGGGATGTATCTTCGTACAGCTTGGTTATATCGTAAATTAACAAATCAAAAACAAGAACAACGTTTTATGAAGTTAGCACTAGAGGAGTATATTCAGTCGTATATGACCCACGACTTTAACTTTACCCAAATGTCTGAAATTCGTATCTTGTATATGATTGGAGAATTGAATCGAAGACTTGGTAACGATGAACAAGCTATTCGATATTTTTCAAAAGTTCTTGAACAGCAAAATAACACGATTGAATACGGAATCATTAACATGACGAGAGAAAGTTGGTATGAAATCCGCCAGGATCGCCAAATGGTCACTCTCGATTAG
- a CDS encoding YuzB family protein has translation MKPIIEFCISNLANGGQQARERLEKDPNLDIIEYGCLGYCGKCAQSLFALVNGEIVVGKDADELVNNINQYLEDNPMF, from the coding sequence ATGAAGCCTATTATTGAATTTTGTATTAGTAATTTAGCTAATGGTGGTCAACAAGCACGTGAAAGGCTTGAGAAGGATCCAAATTTAGATATCATTGAGTATGGATGTTTAGGCTATTGTGGTAAATGTGCCCAATCCTTGTTTGCACTTGTCAACGGAGAGATTGTTGTAGGAAAAGATGCTGATGAACTCGTAAATAATATAAATCAATATTTAGAGGATAATCCGATGTTTTAA
- a CDS encoding NAD(P)/FAD-dependent oxidoreductase codes for MKNLVILGGGYGGMRILHRLLPNELPNDVQVTLVDRIPYHCLKTEYYALAAGTISDTHVRVSFPEHDRLNLLYGEVTNINLEDKTVEFQDREPLSYDDLIIGLGCEDKYHGVPGAQEYTYSIQTIDNSRDTYQKLNNLPAGSTVSIVGAGLSGVELASELHESRVDLNIKLFDRGKHILSMFPERLSKYVESWFLEHNIELINNACITKVEENVLYNHDEGISSDAIVWTAGIQPNKVVQALPAEKDAQGRVVLTNQHNIPENENVYVVGDCASLPHAPSAQLAEGQAEQIVQVLLKRWNNEEPPSEFPPIKLKGVLGSLGKKHGFGLLADRPLMGRVPRLLKSGILWMYKNHRG; via the coding sequence ATGAAAAACCTTGTCATTCTTGGTGGCGGATACGGTGGTATGCGTATCCTTCATCGCCTTTTACCCAACGAACTACCAAATGATGTCCAAGTTACTCTAGTTGATCGCATTCCATATCATTGTTTAAAAACCGAATACTATGCTCTGGCAGCTGGTACCATTTCAGATACGCATGTACGAGTATCTTTTCCTGAGCACGATCGGTTGAACCTCTTATATGGAGAAGTTACGAACATTAATTTGGAAGATAAAACCGTTGAATTTCAAGATCGAGAACCGTTATCTTATGATGATTTAATCATTGGTTTAGGCTGTGAAGACAAATATCATGGCGTTCCTGGAGCGCAAGAATATACGTACAGTATTCAAACAATTGATAATTCACGAGACACTTACCAAAAGCTTAATAACTTACCAGCAGGTTCCACTGTCTCTATTGTAGGTGCAGGACTAAGCGGCGTAGAGTTAGCAAGTGAATTACATGAAAGCCGCGTTGATTTAAACATCAAACTATTCGATCGTGGAAAACACATTTTATCGATGTTCCCTGAACGTTTAAGTAAGTATGTTGAATCATGGTTTTTAGAACATAACATAGAGTTAATTAACAATGCTTGTATTACGAAAGTAGAAGAAAATGTCTTATATAATCATGATGAAGGTATCTCAAGTGATGCAATTGTTTGGACAGCAGGCATTCAGCCAAATAAAGTCGTTCAAGCTTTACCTGCCGAAAAAGATGCACAAGGACGCGTAGTATTAACGAACCAGCATAACATTCCTGAAAATGAAAATGTCTATGTAGTTGGTGATTGTGCAAGCCTGCCACACGCACCTAGCGCACAACTCGCTGAAGGGCAAGCTGAACAAATCGTTCAAGTGCTTCTAAAGCGCTGGAATAATGAAGAACCACCAAGCGAATTCCCACCAATTAAATTAAAGGGTGTTCTAGGTTCTTTAGGTAAAAAACATGGTTTCGGTTTACTTGCAGATAGACCTCTCATGGGAAGAGTTCCTCGCCTATTAAAATCAGGAATTCTTTGGATGTATAAAAATCACAGGGGATAA
- a CDS encoding YuzD family protein — protein MTILQQVEVCVYGTEVLCPSCVNLPSSKETYEWLDAAITRKFPNQPFIISYVDIYAPPSKKDKQSFATRVIEEDMFYPVVVINDNIVGEGNPKLKTVFEEMEKYGYQQG, from the coding sequence ATGACTATATTACAACAAGTAGAAGTTTGTGTATACGGTACGGAAGTATTATGTCCTAGTTGTGTAAACTTACCATCTTCGAAAGAAACATATGAATGGTTGGATGCTGCAATAACGAGAAAATTTCCTAATCAGCCATTTATAATATCATATGTTGATATATATGCTCCCCCTTCAAAGAAGGACAAACAGAGCTTCGCTACTAGAGTGATAGAAGAGGATATGTTTTATCCAGTAGTTGTTATTAATGACAATATTGTTGGTGAAGGGAACCCTAAATTAAAAACTGTATTTGAAGAAATGGAGAAATACGGCTATCAACAAGGATAA
- a CDS encoding NifU family protein, giving the protein MEEQVQEVLDKLRPFLLRDGGDCELVDVEEGIVKLRLLGACGSCPSSTITLKAGIERALLEEVPGVVEVEQVF; this is encoded by the coding sequence ATGGAAGAACAAGTACAAGAAGTTTTAGATAAACTTCGCCCATTTCTTTTACGTGACGGAGGAGATTGTGAATTAGTTGACGTAGAAGAAGGTATTGTAAAGTTACGTTTATTAGGTGCATGTGGTAGTTGTCCGAGTTCCACAATTACATTAAAAGCAGGTATTGAGCGTGCACTTCTAGAGGAAGTACCAGGTGTAGTAGAAGTAGAACAGGTTTTCTAA
- the thrB gene encoding homoserine kinase: MNERIVIKVPGSTSNLGPGFDSIGLAVSRYLTLEVQRSTQWLFHSLTDELRDIPTGKDNLIFQVAQKVADIHEKELTPCYVDVTGEIPLARGLGSSAAAIVAGIELANVLCDLHMTNDEKLRFASLYEGHPDNVGASIYGGLIIGSHRQHETDIIAVHDFDVDIVVVIPGFELKTAEARSVLPSDFAFSKAVEASSISNVLISSLLTKNWTLAGKMMELDLFHQPYRSKLVPDIDEISSCARRYGAFGTALSGAGPTIICFAEKGKGANLQKSLQSSFSQHKIEFLSVDNQGSTVVQTSKEKEEVN, from the coding sequence ATGAATGAACGGATCGTGATAAAAGTACCAGGCAGTACGTCCAACTTAGGACCAGGGTTTGATTCTATCGGCTTAGCTGTTTCACGCTACTTAACACTTGAAGTACAGAGAAGTACACAATGGTTATTTCATTCGCTGACAGACGAGTTAAGAGATATTCCGACGGGTAAAGATAATCTCATATTTCAAGTTGCACAAAAAGTAGCTGATATACATGAAAAAGAGTTAACTCCATGCTATGTAGACGTTACTGGTGAAATTCCACTTGCTAGAGGGCTTGGTAGTAGCGCAGCTGCCATTGTTGCAGGAATCGAACTAGCGAATGTGTTATGTGATTTGCATATGACAAATGATGAAAAGCTTAGATTTGCTAGCTTATATGAAGGGCACCCTGATAATGTTGGTGCATCCATTTATGGAGGGTTAATTATTGGTAGCCACCGTCAACATGAAACTGACATTATCGCAGTACATGATTTTGATGTCGATATTGTAGTCGTGATACCTGGATTTGAATTGAAAACTGCTGAAGCTAGAAGTGTCCTTCCAAGTGATTTTGCATTCTCAAAGGCTGTTGAAGCAAGCTCAATTAGTAATGTGTTAATAAGCTCTTTATTGACTAAAAATTGGACGCTTGCGGGAAAAATGATGGAGCTAGACCTTTTTCATCAACCATATCGATCAAAGCTCGTTCCTGACATAGACGAAATTAGCTCTTGTGCGAGAAGATACGGTGCCTTTGGTACAGCATTAAGTGGAGCTGGACCAACAATTATTTGTTTTGCTGAAAAAGGTAAAGGTGCAAATCTTCAAAAATCCCTACAAAGCAGCTTTTCTCAACATAAAATAGAATTTCTTTCTGTAGACAATCAAGGGAGCACGGTAGTTCAAACATCGAAAGAAAAGGAAGAAGTGAACTGA
- the thrC gene encoding threonine synthase, with protein sequence MAWKGLLHHYKDYLPITDKTPLLSLHEGNTPLIRADNLSKELGIDLYVKVEGANPTGSFKDRGMVMAVAKAKEEGSDTVICASTGNTSAAAAAYASRAGMRCIIVIPDGKIAMGKLAQAVMYGAEIFAIEGNFDHALTMVRKLSEIAPVTLVNSVNPYRIEGQKTSAFEICDQLGSAPDVLAIPVGNAGNITAYWKGFKEYNEKHETGLPQMRGFEAEGSAAIVRGEVIKNPETIATAIRIGNPASWDYAVDAAKSSNGKIDEVTDDEILAAYRLLARSEGIFAEPASCASIAGVIKQLKSGEMIKGSKVVAVLTGNGLKDPNVAIDSTEIKPVVLPNDEKVVFDHIQGAVHS encoded by the coding sequence ATGGCTTGGAAAGGATTATTACATCATTACAAGGATTATTTGCCGATTACTGATAAGACACCATTACTAAGTTTACATGAAGGTAATACACCATTAATCCGAGCTGACAATCTCTCAAAGGAGCTAGGAATTGACCTATATGTCAAAGTAGAAGGTGCAAATCCAACTGGTTCATTTAAAGATCGAGGGATGGTAATGGCTGTAGCAAAAGCAAAAGAGGAAGGCAGTGACACAGTGATTTGTGCTTCCACTGGAAATACTTCAGCCGCAGCTGCCGCATATGCATCTCGTGCTGGTATGCGATGTATTATTGTCATTCCTGATGGGAAAATTGCGATGGGGAAACTTGCTCAAGCAGTCATGTATGGGGCAGAGATATTTGCAATTGAAGGAAACTTTGACCATGCGCTAACAATGGTTCGTAAGCTTAGTGAAATTGCGCCAGTTACGCTAGTGAACTCGGTGAATCCATATAGAATAGAAGGGCAAAAAACGTCAGCATTTGAAATATGTGACCAATTAGGTTCTGCCCCTGATGTGCTAGCTATCCCTGTCGGTAACGCAGGAAATATTACCGCATATTGGAAAGGTTTTAAAGAATACAATGAAAAGCATGAGACAGGTTTACCACAAATGAGAGGTTTCGAAGCAGAAGGATCAGCTGCGATTGTAAGAGGTGAAGTAATTAAAAACCCAGAAACTATTGCTACAGCGATCCGGATCGGAAATCCAGCTAGCTGGGATTATGCAGTTGATGCAGCTAAATCATCAAACGGTAAAATTGATGAAGTAACAGATGATGAGATTTTAGCAGCATATCGTTTGTTAGCACGTAGTGAAGGTATCTTTGCAGAGCCTGCATCTTGTGCCTCAATAGCAGGAGTAATAAAACAACTAAAGAGTGGAGAAATGATCAAAGGAAGCAAAGTTGTGGCTGTTTTGACTGGGAATGGCTTAAAGGATCCAAATGTTGCCATTGATTCAACGGAAATTAAGCCTGTTGTATTGCCGAATGACGAGAAAGTTGTATTTGATCATATTCAAGGAGCTGTTCATTCGTGA
- a CDS encoding homoserine dehydrogenase, with product MVQSISVGLLGLGTVGSGVVKIIENHQDRLMHQVGCPVKIKKIVVKDVNKDRDVKIDASVLTTNVDDVINDPDIDVIIEVMGGVDETRSHILDALRNKKNIVTANKDLMALYGSELLTVAAENGCDIFYEASVAGGIPILRGLVDGLASDRITKMMGIVNGTTNFILTKMNKFGSPYDEVLAEAQQLGYAEADPTADVEGLDAARKMAILATLGFSMNIDLEDVSVKGITDITEEDLQYSKQLGYTMKLVGLANRSGDRVEVSVQPTLLPESHPLASVNDEYNAVYVYGEAVGETMFYGPGAGSLPTATAVVSDLVGVMKNMRLGINGNSFITPQYDKQLKAASEILSKYFLRIHVKDQVGAFAKITGLFTARDVSFEKILQLPLKESDLAEIVLVTHHASLQDYEQILQQLRDLDVIYEVKSSYRIEGENV from the coding sequence ATGGTACAGTCAATTTCAGTTGGGTTATTAGGTCTTGGAACAGTAGGCTCCGGTGTTGTGAAAATTATTGAAAACCATCAAGATCGTCTTATGCATCAGGTCGGCTGTCCGGTGAAAATTAAGAAAATCGTTGTAAAAGATGTTAATAAAGATAGGGATGTTAAGATAGATGCATCTGTGCTCACAACGAATGTTGATGATGTGATTAATGATCCTGACATCGACGTTATCATCGAAGTAATGGGTGGAGTAGATGAAACGCGTTCACATATTTTAGATGCACTCAGAAATAAGAAAAATATTGTTACAGCAAATAAAGACCTTATGGCGTTATATGGATCAGAATTGTTAACAGTTGCTGCAGAAAACGGTTGTGATATTTTCTATGAAGCGAGTGTTGCAGGCGGAATTCCAATTTTAAGAGGCTTAGTAGACGGTCTTGCTTCAGATCGAATAACTAAAATGATGGGAATTGTAAATGGGACAACAAACTTTATTTTAACGAAAATGAATAAATTTGGTAGCCCCTATGATGAGGTGCTAGCTGAAGCACAACAATTGGGGTATGCGGAAGCAGATCCAACTGCAGATGTTGAAGGATTAGATGCCGCAAGGAAAATGGCAATATTGGCAACCCTCGGCTTTTCGATGAATATTGATTTAGAAGACGTTTCAGTGAAAGGTATAACAGATATTACGGAAGAGGATCTTCAATATAGTAAGCAATTAGGATATACAATGAAGCTTGTTGGTTTGGCGAATAGAAGTGGTGATCGAGTTGAAGTCAGTGTCCAACCGACGCTACTTCCGGAGTCACACCCGTTAGCATCAGTAAATGACGAGTACAATGCCGTATATGTTTATGGTGAAGCAGTAGGAGAAACAATGTTTTATGGCCCAGGGGCTGGTAGCTTACCAACAGCTACTGCAGTAGTTTCAGATTTGGTTGGAGTAATGAAAAACATGAGACTTGGTATTAATGGAAATAGCTTTATTACTCCACAATATGATAAGCAACTTAAAGCGGCTTCAGAAATTCTTTCAAAATACTTTTTACGTATCCATGTGAAGGATCAAGTTGGAGCTTTTGCGAAAATAACGGGTCTATTTACAGCACGAGATGTAAGCTTTGAAAAAATATTACAGTTACCTTTAAAAGAAAGTGATTTAGCGGAAATCGTATTAGTGACACATCACGCTTCATTACAAGACTATGAGCAAATTTTGCAGCAATTAAGGGATTTAGATGTTATATATGAAGTGAAAAGTTCATATCGCATAGAGGGAGAGAATGTATAA
- the yutH gene encoding spore coat putative kinase YutH, whose translation MNKEQIDEFFGISVNESFSNPGSFLSLRNNRTSYVAVRVDHLEDEEIMELDQFSKYFVQKGDQFTSTFVPAKSKLLFALINDQRYALLQYKNFTYKKHVHIAKELAKFHHIGRGFPYSVTRTARIGQWKYLWEKRLDQMEIFWGRKVRAENLNAFDEKFLCSFPYYLGITENAIQFLVDTELDEQPQPVDSATVCHQRFTENTWSHQQLVRFPTDWVFDHPSRDIAEWLRHQYFRAGKFDNRTIPQFIYHYGRSKQLSPFFIRILFARLLFPIHYFDCIEEYYRNNKQENAERNIKALDNILQTTKQYEHFLKEVYDYLSHVNQQGSLKKLEWLYK comes from the coding sequence ATGAACAAAGAGCAAATAGATGAATTTTTTGGAATATCTGTGAATGAGAGCTTTTCAAATCCAGGTAGTTTCCTTTCACTTAGAAATAACCGTACATCCTATGTTGCAGTCCGTGTTGATCATCTTGAAGATGAAGAAATAATGGAACTTGATCAGTTTAGTAAGTATTTTGTTCAAAAAGGAGACCAATTCACTTCAACGTTCGTACCTGCTAAGAGTAAATTATTGTTTGCCCTTATTAATGACCAAAGGTATGCTTTGTTACAATATAAAAATTTTACGTACAAAAAACATGTACATATAGCAAAGGAACTTGCCAAATTCCATCATATAGGTCGTGGGTTTCCATATTCAGTAACGAGAACTGCTAGGATTGGACAGTGGAAATACTTATGGGAAAAAAGGCTTGATCAAATGGAAATATTCTGGGGGAGAAAAGTAAGAGCAGAAAATCTAAATGCTTTCGATGAAAAATTTCTATGCTCATTTCCATACTACTTAGGAATAACAGAAAACGCTATTCAATTTCTTGTTGATACAGAATTAGATGAACAACCACAACCAGTAGATTCTGCAACAGTTTGTCATCAACGGTTTACAGAAAATACATGGTCACATCAACAGCTTGTAAGGTTTCCTACAGATTGGGTTTTTGATCATCCGTCAAGAGATATTGCTGAGTGGTTGCGACACCAATATTTTAGAGCTGGTAAGTTTGACAACCGAACAATTCCTCAATTTATTTATCATTATGGACGCTCCAAGCAACTATCTCCTTTTTTTATTAGAATATTGTTTGCTCGTTTACTATTTCCGATACATTATTTCGATTGTATTGAAGAATATTATCGTAATAATAAACAAGAAAATGCAGAAAGGAATATAAAAGCTTTAGATAACATCTTACAAACAACAAAGCAGTATGAGCATTTTCTTAAAGAAGTATATGATTACTTGTCTCACGTAAACCAGCAAGGATCATTAAAGAAATTGGAATGGTTATATAAATGA
- a CDS encoding phosphatidylglycerophosphatase A: MEIERSNQIEASARELLIQRGVTIDDIADLVYFLQVKYHPDLTKEVCKDNIERVLSKREVQNAILTGIQLDILAEKGLLEEPLLSTITEDEGLYGVDEILALSIVNVYGSIGFTNYGYIDKEKPGILKDLNDKSSGKCHTFLDDIVGAIAAAASSRLAHRFANTE; this comes from the coding sequence ATGGAAATTGAAAGAAGCAACCAAATCGAAGCGAGCGCTAGAGAGCTATTAATTCAAAGAGGTGTTACAATCGATGATATTGCTGACCTTGTATATTTTTTACAAGTGAAATATCATCCAGATTTAACGAAGGAAGTATGTAAAGATAATATTGAACGTGTTTTATCTAAACGTGAAGTACAAAATGCTATATTGACAGGAATTCAATTAGACATTCTTGCAGAAAAAGGCTTACTAGAAGAACCACTTCTTTCAACAATTACTGAAGATGAAGGGTTATATGGGGTTGACGAAATACTCGCCTTATCAATTGTCAATGTATATGGTTCAATCGGGTTTACTAACTATGGATATATTGACAAAGAAAAACCTGGCATACTTAAAGATTTAAATGATAAATCCTCAGGGAAATGTCATACATTTTTAGACGATATCGTAGGAGCGATTGCAGCAGCTGCCTCAAGTCGACTTGCCCACAGATTCGCAAACACAGAGTAA